CTCGCGACCAACTGTCTGTCGGCCGGGTGAGTGATCAGACGAGTTCGACGATGGTCGCGTTCGCCATGCCGCCGGCCTCGCACATGGACTGGAGTCCGTAGCGGATCTTGTTGTCGCGCATGTGATGGATCAGGCGTGTCATCAGGATCGCGCCGGATCCGCCGAGCGGGTGACCCACTGCTATGGCGCCGCCTAGCGGGTTCACCCGCGCCGGGTCGGCGCCGGTCTCGATCTGCCACGCGATCGGCACCGGGGCGAATGCCTCGTTGATCTCGAAGGCGCCGATGTCACCGATCGACAGACCTGACCTCTCGAGGGCCTTGGCGGTCGCGGCGATCGGACCGGCCAGCATCATGACCGGATCGTCTCCGGCGACGACGGCTGTGTGCACTCGAGCGATCGGCGTGAGACCACGCTGCACCGCGGTCTCGCTGCTCATCACCAGCAGCGCCGCCGCCCCGTCGGAGATCTGGGAGGCGTTGCCCGCGTGGATGACTCCGTCGTCCTTGAACGCCGGCTTCAGTTTGCCCATCGACTCCAGGGTGCCGCCGCGACGGATACCCTCATCGCCCTCGAGCACCCCGGTGATCGGTGCGAGCTGCCCGTCGAACGCGCCCGCATCGACCGCCTGCGCGGCGAGTTCATGTGAGCGCAGCGAGAATTCGTCGAGGACGGTGCGGCTCAAGGACCACTTCTCGGCCATCATCTCGGCACCGACGCCCTGACTGAACCGGTCGACGCCGTAGCGGTCCAGGACGGTGGCCGGCTGGCTCTCGCCGTTGGGGGCGGCGCTACCCATCGGCACCCGGCTCATCGACTCCACTCCCCCGGCGATGACGATGTCCTGCTGGCCGGAGATCACCGCGGCCGCAGCCATGCTGAGCGCCTGTTGGCTCGAGCCACACGCCCTCGTCACGGTGGTGCCGGGGACCGACTCCGGCCAACCCGCGGCCAGGACCGCGGTGCGCGCGACGTTGCCGGCCTGTTCGGACGCCTGACTCACACAGCCCCAGACGACGTCATCGACCGTCGCCGGATCGAGACCGGTGCGGTCCACCAGCGCCTCGAGCACGTGCGCCGACAGATCGGCGGGATGGATTCCGGCGAGGGCGCCACGCCGGCGTCCGATCGGGGTGCGGACGGCGTCGACGATCACTGCATCACGCATTGGACTTCCTTCTGGTGAGTACTGCTGACTTCTGGATCCTGCGGGCGACCGAGGTCATCGAGACCCACCTCGAATCGACCATGAAGTCGGTTTGATCACAAGTCGATTCACGCTCACGGTCGGATAGCCCGCGCCTATGAGACGTGCTGCGGGCCGTCGGAGGCGTCCGCCAGACCGCGACGGACCAGCACCTTGTCGCGTTCCGGATTGCACAGGACCAAGGCGATCACCGCGCACACCGAGGCGACTAGCCCGAGAATCTGGAACGCCGTCGCGTAGCCCTCCGCGGGGCTGGGGGCGGCGTCGACGACGACCCCGGTCGCGTACGGGGCGACGAGGCCACCGATGGCCATGATCGCGAGGAAGACGCCGAGGGTTCCGGCGGTCTGGCGAGGCGGGCAGATCTCCGAGATCGCGGCGTTGAGCAGTGGGAACACCGTTGTCGCGAACCCGTAACCGACCGAGACGACGAGCACCGCCATCGCCGGCGCGCTGATCGATGGCAGAAGGAACAGCAGAACACCGGAGATGAGCACGCCGACCGCAGGCACGATCACCCGCACCTTGCGCGACGTCGCGCCTCGGGAGATGAGTCGGTCGCCGATGACCGATGTGATGAGCATCAGCGCCAGGCCGACGATGGACGGGAAGGCGAACATCGACCCGGCCTGCAGCCGGCTGTAGCCCAGCCCGACCTCGAAGTACGACGGCAACCAGGTCAGTACCACGGTGACCAACGCGTAGACGCTCATCACCAGCAGCACCCCACCGATGAACGTGCGCGATGTGAAGATCCGCACCCACGGGACGGCCGGCTCGTCGGCGACGGGATCGGCGGTCGTCTCTCGCTCGGCATCGTCGACGTGCTTCGCACCGGCGATGTAGGGCCCGTCCTGCCAGGTGGCCAGCCAGACGACACACCACAGCACCCCGGCGACGGCAAGGGTCACCAGCGCAGCGCGCCACCCGAGGTTCACTGTCACCAGTGCCAGGATCGGGGCGACCGCGATCTTCGCGATCGATGCGGCACCGGCGAGCAGCGCACCGGGCAGCGCCCGGCGGGCGGGCGGATGCCATGAGTAGGCCGCGGTGTGCAACAACGCCGAACTGGGTCCCTCGGCCAGTCCGAGGAACAGGCGGCTGATGATCAGGACGGCGAACGCCGCGACCGCCACCAGCGGCAGCATGGCGAACGCCCAGCACAGCGCCAACAGCACCAACGCCCAGCGCAACGACAGCCACCTGTTGAGGGCGCCGGCGAAGAACCCGCCGATCGTGAAGGTCAGAAAGAACAGGCTGCCGACCAGACCGATCTGTGACGACCGCAGCCCCAGCTCGTCGGCGAGCGGCTGCGCGATGATGCCGAGCACCGCCTTGTCGGCGTAGTTGACGACATACAAGGCCACCAGCAGCGACGTCAAGCCCCAGGCCTTTCGTCGCGTTCCGGAGGAGTCCGCGGCGCGTTCCGGCGCGGGGAGGTTCGTGGTCGCCGCATCGGCGGCGTCGGTGGTGGGCATGTGCTCTCCTTCGAGATGGGGAAGGTGGGCGAGAGGTCACGATGAACGGAGGAACCCGCCGTGTGATGTAGGCGACGAATCCATCGATCTCGTGCTCTGGATCACACTGGTCCGATTGAACGTGCTGCCCCGTTCACGAGCAATGTCCGTTCCGTGAATCGACGAACTGTGAATGCCTATGGGTCCAGGTCAGGCAGGCCGCGACCGCGCATCATTGGTTGGCGCTAAGGCATCGATAGCCGAACGCATCGTTTTGCCGCGGGTGCGCGACAGGCATGCTGAGAGGGTCGACCAGTGTGGCCTCGGCCACCATCGGCTGCTGTTCGACACGAATCCGCCGACGAGAAGAAGAGGTCACGATGACCCGACTTGCGCAGACCCTGGGGTTGACCGACATCCAGTCCGAGATCGTGGCGAATGTTCGTCGGTTCGTGGACAAGCAGATCATCCCGAATGCGCAGGAACTCGAGCACGCCGACGCCTATCCGCAGGAGATCGTCGACGGGATGCGCGAGATGGGCCTGTTCGGGCTGATGATCCCCGAGGAGTATGGCGGGCTCGGCGAGTCGTTGTTGACCTATGCGCTGTGCGTGGAGGAACTCGCCCGCGGCTGGATGAGCGTGTCGGGGGTCATCAACACCCACTTCATCGTCGCCTACATGCTGCGCCAGCACGGCACCGACGAACAGAAGCGGCGACTCCTGCCGCGGATGGCCACCGGCGAGGTGCGCGGCGCATTCTCCATGTCCGAACCCGAACTCGGCTCCGACGTGGCCGCGATCAAGACCACCGCCAAACGCACGGGCGACGGCGACTATTCGATCAGCGGCCAGAAGATGTGGCTGACCAACGGTGCCAGTTCCACGCTCGTCGCCGCATTGGTCCGCACCGAGGAAGGCCACGAGAAACCGCACAAGAACCTGACCACCTTCCTCGTCGAGAAACCTGCCGGATTCGGCGAGGTGCTCCCGGGACTGACCATCCCGCGCAAGCTCGACAAGATGGGCTACAAGGGCATCGACACCACCGAACTCGTCTTCGACGGCTACCGCGCGTCCGCCGACGACATCCTGGGCGGCGAGCCCGGCAAGGGCTTTGCGCACATGATGGACGGGGTCGAGGTGGGGCGGGTGAACGTGTCCGCACGCGCCTGCGGTGTCGCCCAGCGCGCTTTCGAACTCGCGGTGCGTTACGCCCAGCAACGCTCCACCTTCGGCAAGCCGATCGCCGAACACCAGGCGATCGCGTTCTCGCTGGCGGAGATGGCGACCAAGGTCGAGGCCGCTCACCTGATGATGGTGAACGCCGCCCGGCTCAAGGACTCCGGTGAACGCAACGACGTCGCGGCCGGCATGGCCAAGTACCTCTGTAGCGAGTACTGCGCCGAGGTCACCCAGGCCGGCTTCCGCATTCACGGCGGCTACGGATACTCGAAAGAGTTCGAGATCGAACGCCTCATGCGCGAAGCCCCCTTCCTGCTCATCGGCGAAGGCACCAGCGAGATCCAGAAACAGATCATCAGCAAGGGACTTCTTCGCGAGTACCGCGAGAACTGAGGGGAGATCACATGCAGCGCACCGTGTTCAGCGAGGATCACGAAGCCTTCCGCAAAACCGTTCGAGATTTCATCGCCAAAGAGGTGGTGCCGCAGTATCCCGACTGGGAGAAGCAGGGACATCCGCCGCGCGAGTTCTACAACCGGCTCGGCGATCTCGGCGTGCTCGGCATCGAGGCACCCGAGGAGTACGGCGGCGGCGGTGTCACCGACTTCACCTATTCGATGGTGATTGCCGAGGAGACGTCGGCGGCCGGCGTGAGTTTCGGCAGCTACTCGGTCCACTCGAACCTGATCCTCCCCTACCTGCTGGAACACGCGACCGACGACCAGAAGCAGCGGTGGCTGCCCGGATTCTGTTCCGGTGACATCATGTTCGCAATCGCGATGACCGAGCCGGGCACGGGTTCGGATCTCGCGAACATCTCCACCACGGCAACGCTGACCGAGGACGGCACCCACTACATCCTCGACGGCGCGAAGACGTTCATCACCGGCGGCGCACTCGCGGACCGTGTGCTGGTGGTCTGCCGGACCGCGCCGTACGACGCGGGCAATCGCCGGGCGGGATTGTCGATCCTCGTCGTCGACACCACATCCGAGGGATACACCGTCGGACGCAAGTTGGAGAAGATCGGCCTCAAGGCCTCGGATACGGCAGAACTGTCGTTCAACGCCGTCAAGGTGCCCGTCGAGGATCGTCTCGGGGACGAGGGCGAGGGCTTCTCGTACCTCACTCACAATCTGGCGCAGGAACGCCTCACCATCGCGATCGGCGCATCGGCGACCGCGGCCGCTGCCGTGCAGCACGCGCTCGCCTACACCAAGGAGCGCGACGTCTTCGGCAAGCCGGTGGCCTCGTTCCAGAACACCAAGTTCGTTCTCGCGGAATGCTCTGCCGACGTCGAGGCGATCCGCCAGTTCGTCGACCGAGCCCTTGATCTGCACAACGCCGGTGAACTCTCGGTCCCCGACGCGGCCCGGGTGAAGCTGTTCGCGACCGAGACCGCCGGACGTGTCATCGACAAGTGCCTGCAGCTACACGGCGGATACGGCTACATCCTCGAGTACCCGATCGCGCGGCTCTACGCCGACACCCGGGTGTCGCGGATCTACGGCGGCACCAACGAGGTGATGAAGACGATCATCGCGAAGGATCTGGGCCTGTGACGGTCGGGCCACGCAGTCGCACAGTGCTTTGACCGCGTGGCCCGCAGGCTAGGCTCGGGGTGTGTCTGTCTACGAGCACGGATTCGCGCGGGTCGCCGGCGCGGTGCCGGTCGTGTCGATCGCCGACCCGGTGGTCAATGCCGAGCGCACCGTCGAGCTGCTGCGCACGGCCACCGACGAGGGTGCCGGCCTGGTGGTGTTCCCGGAACTCGGTTTGTGCGGCTACAGCATCGACGACCTCGTCCAGCAGGATGCGGTACTCGATGCCTGCCTGACGGGTCTGCAGACGGTGGTGGACGCGACCCGCGGCACACGTCCGCTCGTCGCCGTCGGGCTGCCGCTGGTCGTCGGCGACGGCCTGTACAACTGCGCCGCCGTGCTCCACGACGGCCAGATCCTGGGCGTGGTGCCGAAGTCGTATCTGCCGAACTATCGGGAGTTCTACGAACAGCGGTACTTCTCCGCGGCCCGGGACGCCGCGGTCACCACCGCGACCGTGCTCGGGCGGGAGGTGCCGTTCGGTGCCGACCTCATCTTCGAGGCCGTCGACCTCGAGGGCTTCGCGGTGCACGTCGAGATCTGCGAGGACGGCTGGGTACCCATCCCGCCGAGCACCTGGGCCGCACTCGCCGGCGCGACGGTGCTGGCGAACCTGTCCGGCAGCCCGGTGACCGTGGGCAAGGAGTCATACCGGAAGTCGCTGTGCACCAGCCACTCCGCGCGTTGCATCGCCGCCCACATCTATGTCGCGGCGGGTTTCGGCGAATCGACCACCGACCTCGCGTGGGATGGTGACG
This sequence is a window from Gordonia insulae. Protein-coding genes within it:
- a CDS encoding MFS transporter, with amino-acid sequence MPTTDAADAATTNLPAPERAADSSGTRRKAWGLTSLLVALYVVNYADKAVLGIIAQPLADELGLRSSQIGLVGSLFFLTFTIGGFFAGALNRWLSLRWALVLLALCWAFAMLPLVAVAAFAVLIISRLFLGLAEGPSSALLHTAAYSWHPPARRALPGALLAGAASIAKIAVAPILALVTVNLGWRAALVTLAVAGVLWCVVWLATWQDGPYIAGAKHVDDAERETTADPVADEPAVPWVRIFTSRTFIGGVLLVMSVYALVTVVLTWLPSYFEVGLGYSRLQAGSMFAFPSIVGLALMLITSVIGDRLISRGATSRKVRVIVPAVGVLISGVLLFLLPSISAPAMAVLVVSVGYGFATTVFPLLNAAISEICPPRQTAGTLGVFLAIMAIGGLVAPYATGVVVDAAPSPAEGYATAFQILGLVASVCAVIALVLCNPERDKVLVRRGLADASDGPQHVS
- a CDS encoding acyl-CoA dehydrogenase family protein, translating into MQRTVFSEDHEAFRKTVRDFIAKEVVPQYPDWEKQGHPPREFYNRLGDLGVLGIEAPEEYGGGGVTDFTYSMVIAEETSAAGVSFGSYSVHSNLILPYLLEHATDDQKQRWLPGFCSGDIMFAIAMTEPGTGSDLANISTTATLTEDGTHYILDGAKTFITGGALADRVLVVCRTAPYDAGNRRAGLSILVVDTTSEGYTVGRKLEKIGLKASDTAELSFNAVKVPVEDRLGDEGEGFSYLTHNLAQERLTIAIGASATAAAAVQHALAYTKERDVFGKPVASFQNTKFVLAECSADVEAIRQFVDRALDLHNAGELSVPDAARVKLFATETAGRVIDKCLQLHGGYGYILEYPIARLYADTRVSRIYGGTNEVMKTIIAKDLGL
- a CDS encoding acyl-CoA dehydrogenase family protein — translated: MTRLAQTLGLTDIQSEIVANVRRFVDKQIIPNAQELEHADAYPQEIVDGMREMGLFGLMIPEEYGGLGESLLTYALCVEELARGWMSVSGVINTHFIVAYMLRQHGTDEQKRRLLPRMATGEVRGAFSMSEPELGSDVAAIKTTAKRTGDGDYSISGQKMWLTNGASSTLVAALVRTEEGHEKPHKNLTTFLVEKPAGFGEVLPGLTIPRKLDKMGYKGIDTTELVFDGYRASADDILGGEPGKGFAHMMDGVEVGRVNVSARACGVAQRAFELAVRYAQQRSTFGKPIAEHQAIAFSLAEMATKVEAAHLMMVNAARLKDSGERNDVAAGMAKYLCSEYCAEVTQAGFRIHGGYGYSKEFEIERLMREAPFLLIGEGTSEIQKQIISKGLLREYREN
- a CDS encoding thiolase family protein, producing MRDAVIVDAVRTPIGRRRGALAGIHPADLSAHVLEALVDRTGLDPATVDDVVWGCVSQASEQAGNVARTAVLAAGWPESVPGTTVTRACGSSQQALSMAAAAVISGQQDIVIAGGVESMSRVPMGSAAPNGESQPATVLDRYGVDRFSQGVGAEMMAEKWSLSRTVLDEFSLRSHELAAQAVDAGAFDGQLAPITGVLEGDEGIRRGGTLESMGKLKPAFKDDGVIHAGNASQISDGAAALLVMSSETAVQRGLTPIARVHTAVVAGDDPVMMLAGPIAATAKALERSGLSIGDIGAFEINEAFAPVPIAWQIETGADPARVNPLGGAIAVGHPLGGSGAILMTRLIHHMRDNKIRYGLQSMCEAGGMANATIVELV